In Papaver somniferum cultivar HN1 chromosome 1, ASM357369v1, whole genome shotgun sequence, a genomic segment contains:
- the LOC113362148 gene encoding cyclin-dependent kinase F-4-like: MEYCSYTLIDKVGEGTFGYVWKAIDNQSADGSEIVAIKEMKKLYSSLEECLELPEVRALVKLYGDPNIVGLRKLIFDNQVLYLVFDYEESTLYRLMHDKINLCTDAELLNGLLENRIGLFSESRIRRWSRQILLALAQMHRPGGYMHRDLKPDNLLVARDGDSIKIADFGQAREIDSKSPCSDYVTTRMYRAPEVLLNSVSYTSAVDMWAVGAIMAELYSFRPLFPGKNRADQLYKICSVIGSPTYESWAEGIQLANWCGYKFPQVHPYGISTMIPSASHEAIDLIKSLCSWDPKNRPTAMEALKHPYFAPDMRELPEATTSAKLEQRIYPNQTCFGEKLLGPFSPVRDITIEDMLKRVWAEDTSAKFAQRIYPNQTCFGVELFGPFSPVGNMTSQDLFQSVWGCSLDASFREITHQEKQTAAAHAF; the protein is encoded by the coding sequence ATGGAGTATTGTAGTTATACTCTGATTGATAAAGTTGGCGAAGGAACCTTCGGATACGTATGGAAAGCTATAGATAATCAAAGTGCTGATGGTTCTGAAATTGTAGCAATAAAGGAGATGAAGAAATTATATTCGTCCTTGGAAGAATGCCTTGAACTTCCAGAAGTCAGGGCATTGGTTAAACTCTATGGGGATCCGAATATCGTCGGACTCagaaaactcatctttgacaatcAGGTGTTATATTTGGTCTTTGATTACGAAGAATCTACTCTGTATCGCCTTATGCATGATAAGATCAATCTTTGTACGGATGCTGAGTTACTAAACGGGTTATTGGAGAACAGGATAGGCCTTTTTTCGGAGTCTCGGATACGACGCTGGTCTCGTCAAATCTTGCTAGCTCTTGCACAGATGCATCGTCCTGGTGGATATATGCATCGAGATCTAAAACCAGATAACTTGCTGGTCGCTAGAGATGGAGATTCAATAAAGATCGCGGATTTTGGTCAAGCTAgggaaattgattctaaatcaccGTGTTCAGATTATGTTACTACACGGATGTACCGCGCACCTGAAGTGTTGTTAAACTCGGTTTCGTATACCTCTGCTGTTGATATGTGGGCAGTTGGGGCTATAATGGCCGAACTGTATTCGTTTCGTCCTCTTTTTCCTGGTAAGAATCGAGCAGATCAGCTGTATAAGATTTGCAGTGTAATCGGAAGTCCAACTTATGAGTCGTGGGCAGAAGGAATACAACTTGCCAATTGGTGTGGTTACAAGTTTCCTCAAGTACATCCATATGGTATTTCTACAATGATACCATCTGCTAGTCATGAGGCTATAGATCTGATTAAATCCCTTTGTTCCTGGGATCCAAAAAACAGACCAACAGCTATGGAGGCTCTGAAGCATCCTTACTTTGCGCCCGATATGCGTGAATTGCCAGAAGCGACAACAAGTGCAAAATTGGAGCAGAGAATATATCCTAATCAGACTTGCTTTGGTGAAAAACTTCTTGGCCCTTTCTCCCCTGTTAGAGATATTACAATTGAAGATATGTTAAAGAGGGTTTGGGCAGAGGATACAAGTGCAAAGTTCGCGCAGAGAATATATCCTAATCAGACTTGCTTTGGTGTAGAACTTTTTGGCCCTTTCTCCCCTGTAGGAAACATGACAAGCCAAGATCTGTTTCAGAGTGTTTGGGGTTGCAGTTTAGATGCCTCTTTCAGAGAGATAACTCATCAGGAGAAGCAAACAGCAGCAGCGCATGCTTTCTAA